From Haloarcula hispanica ATCC 33960, the proteins below share one genomic window:
- a CDS encoding DUF1648 domain-containing protein: protein MARRQSRTDIASGAIIALTALAGVAVWSRLPAEVAIHFSASGTPDNYVSKPVGVVLMPALMLATLIVLKLAFRYDPPDVPRVAATITVATMAFMSGIHGLVLAWNLGYSVPFDIVLVGSLVWTVVMVAYALKAEYVD from the coding sequence ATGGCGCGCCGACAGAGCCGTACTGACATCGCAAGCGGTGCCATCATCGCCCTGACAGCCCTGGCCGGCGTGGCGGTCTGGTCGCGCCTCCCCGCAGAGGTCGCGATTCACTTCTCCGCGTCGGGCACGCCCGATAACTACGTCTCGAAGCCGGTCGGTGTCGTTCTCATGCCGGCGCTGATGCTCGCAACACTCATTGTGCTGAAATTGGCGTTCCGTTACGACCCGCCGGACGTGCCGCGGGTGGCAGCCACCATCACCGTCGCAACGATGGCGTTCATGAGTGGGATACACGGGCTCGTGCTCGCGTGGAACCTCGGCTATTCGGTCCCGTTCGACATCGTCCTCGTCGGGTCGCTCGTCTGGACGGTTGTCATGGTCGCGTACGCGTTGAAAGCAGAATACGTAGACTGA
- a CDS encoding aminopeptidase: MDNSSLRAPAETAVKQCLNLQPDESCAVVTDDQRKSIGEALYRVAAEITDNAVFVRYPPGEQHGSEPPAPVAGAMETADVVLAPTTKSLSHTEARTDANEAGARVATLPGISEGVFLMGLDADYHRIEQHCKDVLAQVEDADEIRVTSPQGTDITFGIGAREWHMDTGIVHEAGEMSNLPAGEVFLAPETADGTFVVDGTMRPHGKLDGKRLTFEVEDGYVTDIDDPDIRAQVEEAAEEVGRDAYNLAELGIGTNVAVTELVGSVLLDEKAGGTVHIAIGDDHAMGGDVHAPIHLDGILTEPTVYADGEEVELPRVE, from the coding sequence ATGGACAACTCGTCGCTTCGCGCGCCCGCCGAGACCGCTGTCAAACAGTGCCTGAACCTCCAGCCCGACGAGTCATGCGCCGTCGTTACTGACGACCAGCGGAAATCAATCGGCGAGGCGCTGTATCGCGTCGCCGCGGAGATTACCGATAACGCCGTTTTCGTACGCTACCCGCCGGGCGAACAACACGGTTCGGAACCGCCTGCGCCGGTCGCTGGCGCGATGGAAACTGCCGATGTCGTGCTCGCGCCGACGACCAAGAGCCTGAGCCACACAGAAGCCCGGACCGACGCCAATGAGGCCGGCGCTCGCGTTGCAACCTTGCCCGGTATCAGCGAGGGCGTGTTTCTGATGGGATTAGACGCCGACTACCACCGCATCGAACAGCACTGCAAGGACGTGCTGGCGCAGGTCGAGGACGCCGATGAAATCCGAGTCACGTCGCCCCAGGGGACCGATATCACGTTCGGCATCGGTGCGCGCGAGTGGCACATGGACACCGGTATCGTCCACGAGGCTGGCGAGATGTCGAACCTCCCTGCCGGCGAGGTGTTCCTCGCTCCGGAGACTGCCGACGGCACGTTCGTCGTCGACGGGACGATGCGCCCCCACGGCAAACTCGACGGCAAGCGTCTCACCTTTGAGGTCGAAGACGGCTACGTCACGGATATCGACGACCCCGATATCCGCGCACAGGTCGAGGAGGCTGCCGAGGAGGTCGGCCGGGACGCCTACAACCTCGCCGAGCTCGGCATCGGCACGAACGTCGCCGTGACCGAACTCGTCGGCTCCGTCCTCCTAGACGAGAAGGCCGGCGGGACGGTCCACATCGCTATCGGCGACGACCACGCGATGGGCGGCGACGTGCACGCGCCGATCCATCTGGACGGGATTTTGACGGAACCGACCGTGTATGCGGACGGCGAGGAAGTGGAACTTCCTCGCGTCGAGTGA
- a CDS encoding type II glyceraldehyde-3-phosphate dehydrogenase, whose protein sequence is MLHVGINGFGTIGKRVADAVRVQPDMTVAGVAKRSPNFEATIADDRGYDLYAADGREPFDEADLATAGTVHDLIETSDVVVDTTPSGVGAANAPLYAEHDTPAIFQGGEDADVADVSFNARANYENAVGADTARVVSCNTTGLSRLLAPLKESYGVEKSRVTLVRRGADPGQTGRGPINDTLPDPVEIPSHHGPDVQTIFPDLDIDTMGMKVPTTQMHTHSVNVTLESEPTTEEVTSLLTDESRLFLIPKTLGIDGAGKLKEYTRDAGRPRGDVWENCIWAESITVQGRDLYLFQAIHQEADVVPENIDAVRALSERTASAEKSIRRTDEALGVGRGLVEHDGSPQRVDSHADD, encoded by the coding sequence ATGCTCCACGTGGGCATCAACGGCTTCGGCACCATCGGGAAACGCGTCGCTGACGCGGTGCGTGTCCAGCCAGATATGACAGTTGCGGGCGTCGCAAAGCGCTCGCCGAACTTCGAGGCAACTATCGCAGACGACCGCGGCTACGACCTCTACGCCGCGGACGGCCGCGAACCGTTCGATGAAGCCGATCTCGCGACGGCCGGTACGGTCCATGACCTCATTGAAACGAGCGACGTGGTCGTCGACACCACGCCAAGTGGCGTCGGCGCGGCCAACGCGCCGCTGTACGCCGAGCACGATACGCCAGCCATCTTCCAGGGTGGGGAGGACGCCGATGTGGCAGACGTGAGCTTCAACGCTCGCGCCAACTACGAGAACGCAGTCGGGGCTGACACGGCCCGCGTCGTCTCCTGCAATACGACTGGACTTTCACGCCTTCTCGCGCCGCTCAAGGAATCATACGGCGTCGAGAAATCGCGCGTGACACTGGTCCGGCGCGGTGCCGACCCGGGCCAGACCGGTCGTGGCCCCATCAACGACACACTCCCCGACCCCGTCGAAATCCCCTCCCACCACGGTCCTGACGTCCAGACGATTTTTCCCGACCTCGACATCGACACGATGGGGATGAAGGTCCCGACAACGCAGATGCACACCCACAGCGTCAACGTCACGCTGGAAAGCGAACCAACGACAGAGGAAGTCACGTCGCTACTGACCGACGAATCGCGACTGTTCCTCATCCCGAAGACGCTGGGTATCGACGGTGCAGGGAAACTCAAAGAGTACACTCGTGATGCCGGTCGCCCGCGCGGTGACGTGTGGGAGAACTGTATCTGGGCCGAATCAATCACAGTCCAGGGGCGGGATCTCTACCTGTTTCAGGCGATTCACCAGGAAGCCGATGTCGTGCCGGAGAACATCGACGCCGTTCGCGCGCTCTCGGAGCGGACCGCAAGCGCCGAGAAGAGCATCCGACGGACCGACGAAGCCCTCGGTGTCGGGCGCGGCCTCGTCGAACACGACGGCAGTCCACAGCGCGTCGACAGTCACGCCGACGACTGA